Proteins found in one Saccharopolyspora phatthalungensis genomic segment:
- a CDS encoding DUF6262 family protein, with protein MTTTSTLGRVERACVQLHHDGHAVTFTAVAAHTGLGRTTLYRNPTLRAVIEEHRSRSATSGTLTSLTDEITTLRTALDALATRVRRHEEQLRRLTARND; from the coding sequence ATGACCACCACCAGCACCCTGGGCCGCGTCGAACGCGCCTGCGTCCAGCTCCACCACGACGGCCACGCCGTCACCTTCACCGCCGTCGCCGCCCACACCGGGCTGGGCCGCACCACCCTCTACCGCAACCCAACCCTGCGCGCCGTCATCGAGGAACACCGATCTCGATCCGCCACCAGCGGCACCCTCACCAGCCTCACCGACGAGATCACCACCCTCCGCACCGCCCTCGACGCCCTCGCCACCCGAGTACGCCGCCACGAAGAACAACTCCGACGCCTCACAGCTCGAAACGACTAA
- a CDS encoding XRE family transcriptional regulator, with the protein MNGHTCRRWETGERRPEVRFRKHLVLVFGLEASGLGLLTSEELSLRPCDDEHGSCVRRLLIMSAGLPESFTRQQFVRGVVGFGLLPLIAPLDATAEAADTLAYAGEADSGVNSASAAAYAEITAAQRALYWSAPPQELLNAVAEHTRFGVRLMQRTSHSEHRRRLAFALTESALLSARLAFFDLRDADRAGRFFDTAREASLEARDHALSAAVLAHNSFIPGFAHDKEAALPLIAAAHAHAKHAGGKLLRSWVHSVSAEIAAKLGEVQASLRSIGNAQDALVAEGGNPDPVWLDFYDESRLHGFAASAQLAAGRYAAAARNLTTALEGLGPHEGKQHSVLLLDLALAYAQEDADRSAAAVADALESLQKTWYGTAAERIPSVLTQLSHTPHARMLEDRVRALTSTRSV; encoded by the coding sequence TTGAACGGCCATACCTGCCGGCGCTGGGAGACCGGCGAGCGCCGGCCCGAGGTGCGGTTTCGTAAGCATCTCGTGCTTGTGTTCGGGCTAGAGGCGAGCGGCCTGGGCTTGCTCACCTCGGAGGAGCTGTCCCTTAGGCCATGTGATGACGAGCACGGTTCTTGTGTGAGGAGGCTGCTGATTATGTCCGCAGGTTTACCGGAAAGCTTTACCCGGCAACAGTTCGTCCGTGGCGTGGTGGGGTTTGGACTGCTTCCGCTGATCGCGCCGCTGGATGCGACCGCCGAGGCCGCGGACACCCTGGCGTACGCAGGTGAGGCGGATTCAGGAGTGAATTCCGCCTCAGCTGCGGCCTATGCGGAAATCACTGCGGCCCAACGGGCGCTGTACTGGTCGGCTCCACCACAGGAGTTGCTGAACGCCGTAGCCGAGCACACGCGGTTCGGCGTCCGGTTGATGCAGAGAACCTCACACAGCGAGCACCGTCGCCGCTTGGCATTCGCCTTGACAGAGTCGGCGTTGCTGTCCGCGCGACTGGCATTTTTCGACCTCCGCGACGCTGACCGAGCCGGGCGGTTCTTCGACACTGCCCGCGAGGCCAGCTTGGAGGCGCGTGACCATGCACTGAGTGCGGCTGTGTTGGCGCACAACAGCTTCATCCCCGGCTTCGCTCACGACAAGGAAGCCGCGCTTCCCCTGATTGCCGCAGCCCACGCCCACGCTAAGCACGCTGGCGGGAAGTTGCTGCGTTCGTGGGTGCACTCGGTCAGTGCCGAGATCGCTGCCAAACTCGGCGAGGTCCAGGCCAGCCTCCGTTCTATCGGCAATGCGCAAGACGCTCTGGTCGCCGAAGGCGGGAACCCGGACCCTGTCTGGCTGGATTTCTACGATGAATCACGGCTACACGGATTTGCTGCCAGCGCCCAGTTGGCGGCTGGACGCTACGCAGCGGCGGCAAGAAACTTGACCACGGCACTAGAGGGACTCGGGCCGCATGAGGGCAAGCAGCATTCAGTACTGCTGCTCGACTTGGCGCTGGCATATGCCCAAGAGGATGCTGATCGGTCCGCTGCCGCCGTAGCCGACGCATTGGAATCGCTCCAGAAAACGTGGTACGGCACGGCCGCCGAGCGAATTCCCTCTGTCCTCACCCAACTGTCCCACACGCCACACGCTCGTATGCTTGAGGACCGCGTGCGCGCGCTCACGTCGACGAGATCGGTCTAG
- a CDS encoding HAD family hydrolase has product MICAVFFDVGETLVDETREYGTWADWLGVPRHTFSAVFGAAIARGQDYRQAFQYFQPGFDLGQERQRRADAGQPESFDETNLYPDVRPCLRELRNMGVQVGIAGNQTARAESILKALALPTDVLGTSDSWGAEKPSPEFFGRLIEEARCAPEHILYVGDRLDNDVRPAQALGLQTALIRRGPWGYILEDEASADHCLFRIADLADLPELVRAHNAHDV; this is encoded by the coding sequence GTGATTTGTGCGGTCTTTTTCGACGTTGGTGAGACGTTGGTGGACGAGACCAGAGAGTACGGCACCTGGGCTGACTGGTTGGGGGTCCCGCGTCATACATTCTCTGCGGTGTTCGGTGCGGCCATTGCCCGCGGTCAGGACTATCGGCAGGCCTTTCAATACTTCCAGCCAGGCTTTGATCTAGGCCAGGAGCGCCAGCGCCGAGCCGATGCCGGGCAGCCCGAGAGTTTCGACGAGACAAACCTGTATCCCGACGTACGCCCCTGTTTGCGGGAGCTCCGCAACATGGGCGTGCAAGTCGGTATTGCCGGAAACCAGACGGCTCGGGCTGAGTCGATCCTGAAAGCTCTCGCTCTGCCGACCGACGTACTCGGCACTTCGGACAGCTGGGGCGCTGAAAAACCAAGTCCGGAGTTCTTCGGCCGTCTGATCGAGGAAGCACGCTGCGCCCCCGAGCACATTCTGTATGTGGGGGACCGGCTGGACAATGACGTGCGCCCTGCCCAAGCTTTAGGGCTCCAAACAGCGCTGATTCGGCGAGGGCCGTGGGGCTACATCCTCGAAGATGAGGCATCAGCCGATCACTGCCTTTTTCGAATCGCCGACCTCGCCGACCTACCCGAACTCGTACGTGCACACAACGCCCACGATGTCTAG
- a CDS encoding DUF397 domain-containing protein — protein MTAERCATRAAEPRPSTPGRTGNGDAGSNCVEVAPLHDGRIAVRNSKHPEAGVVFFTLAEMDAWIKGCEVGEFDDLADTGR, from the coding sequence GTGACGGCTGAGCGTTGTGCTACCCGTGCTGCCGAACCTCGGCCAAGCACTCCGGGCAGAACGGGTAATGGCGACGCGGGAAGTAACTGCGTCGAAGTCGCTCCGCTGCACGACGGCAGGATCGCCGTACGCAACAGCAAACATCCCGAAGCGGGCGTCGTGTTCTTCACCCTCGCCGAGATGGACGCCTGGATCAAAGGATGCGAGGTGGGCGAGTTCGACGATCTAGCAGACACGGGTCGATGA
- a CDS encoding AI-2E family transporter — MTTDPTAEPADGGEQRCAAGTHQPESPEPTRRPSPFITGMTAAAGVAVTYGVVQLIITARQVLILIGLAFFLAMSLEPTVSWLIRHRLPRWTAVLSVLVVAVGVVAGFLAAAIPPLITQAGQFAVRVPEYLSSLQDPRTTLGRLDAQFEVHQRVQQLLSGQSATLAQGLLGAGQLLFGVLSGSVVVAVLVVYFLAAMPRILQTLYRLVPAQRRPHAMRIGDEVFDQTGGYLLGNLITSLIAGTTSFIWLVIFGVPFPLLLAVLVALLDLVPVAGTILAGVIVTLVSLTVSVPVALATVAFLVVYRIVEDYLLVPKIIGRAVQVPAAATVVAVLLGAALLGIIGALIAIPVAAVIRLLLRELVQPRLDRA; from the coding sequence GTGACGACGGATCCCACCGCCGAGCCCGCCGATGGCGGCGAGCAGCGTTGTGCTGCGGGGACTCATCAGCCCGAGTCACCGGAGCCGACACGCCGGCCTTCGCCGTTCATCACGGGCATGACAGCGGCGGCCGGCGTGGCGGTGACCTACGGCGTCGTCCAGCTGATCATCACCGCGCGGCAGGTGCTGATCCTCATCGGTCTGGCCTTTTTCCTCGCGATGAGCTTGGAACCAACGGTGTCGTGGTTGATACGACACCGGCTGCCCAGGTGGACCGCGGTGCTCAGTGTGCTGGTCGTTGCCGTGGGCGTGGTGGCCGGATTCCTCGCGGCGGCGATCCCGCCCCTGATCACTCAAGCGGGACAGTTCGCCGTGCGGGTGCCGGAATATCTCAGCAGCCTCCAAGACCCACGAACCACGCTCGGGCGGCTCGATGCCCAGTTCGAGGTCCACCAGCGCGTGCAGCAGCTGCTCAGCGGACAAAGCGCAACCCTGGCACAGGGACTGCTGGGGGCCGGACAGCTGTTGTTCGGCGTGCTTTCCGGATCGGTCGTCGTCGCGGTGCTCGTGGTGTACTTCCTGGCCGCGATGCCGAGAATCCTGCAAACGCTGTACCGGCTGGTACCAGCACAGCGGCGGCCCCACGCCATGCGGATCGGCGACGAAGTCTTCGACCAGACCGGTGGGTACCTGCTCGGCAATCTGATCACCTCCCTGATCGCCGGCACGACCAGCTTCATCTGGTTGGTGATTTTCGGCGTGCCGTTTCCGCTGCTGCTGGCGGTGCTCGTCGCGCTCCTGGACCTGGTTCCGGTAGCCGGCACCATTCTTGCCGGGGTGATCGTTACGTTGGTCTCCCTGACCGTATCGGTGCCGGTTGCGCTGGCCACCGTGGCCTTCCTGGTCGTCTACCGGATCGTCGAGGATTACCTACTCGTGCCAAAGATCATCGGCCGGGCCGTGCAGGTGCCTGCCGCCGCCACAGTCGTCGCCGTCCTGCTCGGTGCCGCTCTGCTGGGAATCATCGGGGCATTGATCGCCATTCCCGTAGCCGCAGTGATCAGGCTCCTCCTGCGCGAGCTCGTGCAGCCACGCCTGGACCGCGCATGA
- a CDS encoding DUF5996 family protein codes for MTSTQNVRSGRAETWPSLPVDEWAATRDTLHMWTQIVGKIRLALAPMVNHWWQVPLYVSPRGLTTSAIPYRANLFDMEFDFIEHQLRIRSSGGDQRQVALEPKSVASFYRETTTALAELEIEVPIWPDPVEVQRAIPFADDTKHASYNPEHARRFWAQLTAAHQVISQFRSRFIGKTSPVHFFWGSMDLACTRFSGRPAPRHPGGALNLGNWVMVEAYSHELSSCGFWPGGSQEGTFYSYAYPEPEGYAEHPVKPQAAAYSTEFGEFLLPYEAVRTAADPEQSLLNFLQTTYEAAADNANWYRDALEDRPERRAAPR; via the coding sequence ATGACCAGCACCCAGAACGTCCGATCCGGACGCGCCGAGACCTGGCCGAGTCTTCCGGTCGATGAGTGGGCCGCCACCCGCGACACACTGCACATGTGGACCCAGATTGTGGGCAAGATTCGCCTGGCGCTGGCACCGATGGTCAACCACTGGTGGCAAGTTCCGCTGTACGTCTCCCCCCGGGGCCTGACCACCTCGGCGATTCCCTACCGGGCGAACCTCTTCGATATGGAGTTCGATTTCATCGAACACCAGCTGCGGATTCGCTCCAGCGGCGGCGACCAGCGCCAGGTGGCCCTGGAACCGAAGTCGGTGGCCTCGTTTTATCGCGAGACCACGACGGCGCTCGCCGAGCTCGAGATCGAGGTACCGATCTGGCCCGACCCCGTCGAGGTGCAGCGTGCCATCCCGTTCGCCGACGACACGAAACACGCCTCCTACAACCCCGAGCACGCCCGGCGGTTCTGGGCGCAACTCACCGCCGCGCACCAGGTGATCAGCCAGTTCCGGTCCCGGTTCATCGGTAAGACCAGCCCTGTGCACTTCTTCTGGGGTTCCATGGACCTCGCCTGCACCCGGTTCAGCGGCCGCCCCGCACCACGGCATCCCGGAGGTGCGCTTAACTTGGGCAACTGGGTCATGGTCGAGGCCTACTCCCACGAGCTGTCCAGCTGCGGATTCTGGCCCGGTGGCAGCCAGGAGGGCACCTTCTACTCCTACGCCTACCCCGAACCCGAGGGCTACGCCGAGCATCCGGTGAAACCACAGGCTGCGGCCTACAGCACGGAATTCGGCGAGTTCCTTCTGCCGTATGAAGCCGTGCGCACAGCAGCGGACCCCGAGCAGTCCCTGCTCAACTTCCTGCAAACGACCTACGAAGCCGCCGCAGACAACGCAAACTGGTACCGCGACGCGCTCGAAGACCGCCCGGAACGCCGCGCCGCACCCCGCTGA
- a CDS encoding SDR family NAD(P)-dependent oxidoreductase — protein sequence MGQLNGKVAVVTGGSEGIGAATARRFASEGASVFVSGRRQAELDTTVKEINSKHNGGQAIIATRRRHR from the coding sequence ATGGGCCAGCTCAATGGGAAGGTCGCCGTGGTTACCGGCGGGTCGGAGGGTATTGGCGCGGCCACTGCTCGGCGTTTCGCCTCGGAAGGGGCGTCCGTGTTCGTCTCCGGGCGACGTCAGGCCGAGTTGGATACCACGGTGAAGGAGATCAACTCGAAGCACAACGGCGGGCAGGCCATCATCGCAACAAGAAGGAGACACCGATGA
- a CDS encoding DUF2255 family protein, protein MRTWTSTELNKIAEADELELASLRRNDTLRNPVTIWVVRNDEDLFVRAYKGRASSWFRGTQVRHEGHIQAGGIDKDVTFVEETDDDINNQIDDTYRAKYRRYGARYVDPMVSPEARATTIKLLPR, encoded by the coding sequence ATGAGGACGTGGACGAGCACCGAACTGAACAAGATCGCGGAAGCGGACGAACTAGAGTTGGCGTCACTGCGCCGCAACGACACGCTGCGAAACCCGGTGACCATCTGGGTCGTCCGCAACGACGAGGACCTGTTCGTCCGCGCATACAAGGGACGCGCAAGCTCCTGGTTCCGCGGCACCCAGGTCCGCCACGAAGGCCACATCCAGGCTGGCGGCATCGACAAGGACGTCACCTTCGTCGAAGAAACCGACGACGACATCAACAACCAGATCGACGACACCTACCGCGCCAAGTACCGCCGCTACGGCGCACGCTACGTCGACCCCATGGTCAGCCCCGAGGCGCGAGCCACGACGATCAAACTGCTACCGCGCTAA
- a CDS encoding Imm1 family immunity protein: MVSAVIDKTVRHAYTAGECTELVRAAVRDVHLDFSSKFYVWDRPCGDGDNDELPPSQLRIATDPVAGYGALNWAGFEGSEDDGCFDSCTESPPANPPRIRFDIQSDYYFPADTLLPLDVIQDALFEYCRTGRRPSNVQWQEGPYY; this comes from the coding sequence GTGGTGTCGGCGGTAATCGACAAAACGGTACGCCACGCCTACACCGCTGGCGAATGCACGGAGCTGGTCCGGGCGGCGGTCCGCGACGTACACCTCGACTTCTCATCGAAGTTCTACGTTTGGGACAGGCCATGCGGGGACGGGGACAACGACGAGTTGCCGCCTTCGCAACTTCGGATTGCGACTGACCCGGTTGCGGGCTACGGGGCGCTTAACTGGGCGGGTTTCGAAGGCTCTGAGGATGACGGCTGCTTCGATTCCTGCACCGAATCACCACCGGCGAACCCGCCGCGAATCCGGTTCGATATCCAGTCCGACTACTACTTTCCGGCTGACACGTTGCTGCCGCTGGACGTGATCCAGGACGCCCTGTTCGAGTACTGCCGCACAGGGCGTAGGCCGAGCAATGTGCAGTGGCAGGAAGGGCCCTACTACTGA
- a CDS encoding DddA-like double-stranded DNA deaminase toxin: METKAAQRMRDSGQTYGVVVVNNPMCVGYANCKTAIQSILPQGSTLVVWDPDKDSPTTIRGKAQP; encoded by the coding sequence GTGGAGACCAAGGCGGCTCAGCGTATGCGCGACTCGGGGCAGACGTACGGGGTGGTCGTGGTCAACAACCCGATGTGTGTTGGTTACGCAAACTGCAAAACAGCTATTCAGTCAATCCTGCCCCAAGGGTCAACGCTCGTAGTATGGGACCCAGACAAGGACAGTCCAACGACTATCAGAGGGAAGGCACAACCGTGA
- a CDS encoding WXG100 family type VII secretion target, producing the protein MDRIAVDFRALEAGEEALRRAVDEIDARLGELEGVVTRLLSSWSGDAADAYQAAQEEWDLAVAGMCENVREMHRLLVTAHGNQALAVRSNTNIWEV; encoded by the coding sequence GTGGACCGTATTGCGGTGGATTTCCGTGCTCTCGAAGCGGGCGAAGAAGCACTGCGGCGAGCGGTCGACGAGATCGATGCCCGGCTCGGCGAGCTCGAAGGCGTGGTGACTCGGCTTCTGAGTTCTTGGTCGGGTGACGCTGCGGACGCCTACCAAGCGGCCCAAGAGGAGTGGGACCTAGCCGTGGCAGGCATGTGCGAGAACGTCCGCGAGATGCACCGGCTGTTGGTGACTGCGCATGGTAATCAGGCATTAGCGGTGCGGTCGAATACGAATATCTGGGAGGTCTAA